Within Flavobacteriales bacterium, the genomic segment TTAGGAGTTCTTCCTTTGGTGATTTTATTTACCGAAGATGGATACAAATACCTTATTCCACTTATAATTTACAATAACCTAATGGATGACTTAGATGGCATCTTGGCAGGTAAATTGAATCTTCGTAGCGACTTTGGTGCCCGAATGGATAATGTGTGTGACTCAATATCTCATACAATTATCATAATGGTGATAAGTGTTCATTATAATTGGATATGTATTATTGCTGGCTTAATCGCTGTTACAGCTGTTCAGGTTAGATCTATTACAAGACTTGATCCTAGTGTGGCAAAAAGTGCCGGATCACCAACAAATGAGCTAATACGACATTCTTTGTTTGCTGTATTACTTGCTACAATGTTCGATTTTGATGCAACCTATGTTCTTGTCGGTGTTTTTATCGCCAATGCCATTACCATGTTTGTACCTTACCCAATGCCGTACTTAATTCGAAGCATGACAAAATCGACTCTAGCTGTACTTGGAGTGAACGTTGCCCTTACGGTTGCTTGGTTGGTTCCTAATTCTCTTATCCCCATTAGTACTGCATTTATATGTACTTATTTGTACTCCGCTTTTCACGCACTTGTGAAGTCTAAGTAATTGCGGATAGCTTTAAATCTGTATACCTTTGCGGTATGAAAGATTTGTTCGATATACCCAATACTCCACACTATTCTAAAGAACTTCCTGGTGATGAAATCACTGACAACTATACTCGACAGGTAAGTGGTGCATGTTTCTCCTACGCTGATTCCCAAAAACCTTCGGATCCTAAGATTGTTCATATAGCCTCTGAATTTTTGAGCGAATTAGAATTAGTAGCAAAGGAAGATAAACTATTACAAGTATTTAGCGGGGCTGAAGTGTTTAATAACTTTAAGTCATATGCCATGTGTTATGGCGGACATCAATTCGGGAATTGGGCTGGTCAACTGGGTGATGGCCGAGCCATAAATATTGCGGAAATTGATATTAAAGGACTCAATTGGAAACTTCAATTAAAAGGATCTGGCCCAACACCGTATTCGAGAACAGCAGATGGCTTTGCCGTTTTAAGATCCTCTATTAGAGAATACCTTTGTAGCGAGGCAATGTATCATTTGGGTGTACCTACTACCCGAGCACTTTCTCTTATTACAACTGGAGATACGGTAGTAAGAGACATTTTGTACGATGGTAATCCAAAAGGAGAGAAGGGGGCTGTTGTATGTCGTGCTTCACCATCTTTTATTCGATTTGGAAACTTCGAAATATTCATGTCTAAGGGGGATAAGAAGACATTAAAGCAATTGGTCGACTATACAATCAAGCATCATTACCCTGATCTAGGTGCACCATCTAAGGAAACATATATTGCTTTTTTTAGAGAGGTAGTTATGAGAACTAAAGAAATGATTGTCCATTGGCAAAGAGTAGGGTTTGTACATGGTGTGATGAATACGGATAACATGTCGATTCTTGGACTCACGATTGATTATGGCCCGTATGGCTGGTTAGAGAACTACGATCCCGGCTGGACACCCAATACCACAGACCGGCAGCATAAGAGATACCGATTCGGAAACCAACCCAATATTGCTCTATGGAACCTCGCTAAACTGGCAAATGCCATACACCTCTTAATAGAAGAGACCGAGCCATTACAAGAGATCATTGATGAGTATCAAGAAATATACTTGAAAGACTATCTCAAGATGATGGCCTCTAAACTGGGTTTATATCAAATGGATAAGATCGATAAAGAATTTATTCAGACACTTACTGGTCGTTTAGAATTATCGGAGGTAGACATGACGATATTCTTCCGAATGCTTTCAGATAAAGAGATAACAAACTTTGATTCCTTTTGGGATATTATAGGTACTGCAAGCTACCTTGAACCCGTTGAGTATAATGAGCATCAAGAAGTATGGAAAGCATGGCACGCGGATTATGTCAAGCTTATTAAAGATGAAAGTTTGGATCAAAAGGACCGAAGTGCCAAAATGAATTTGGTGAATCCTAAATATGTACTTCGAAATTACATGGCACAACTTGCTATCGATGAAGCTGACAAAGGGAACAACGACCTGGTTGATGAATTGTATCAGCTTTTACTTAAGCCATACGATGAACAACCAAATAGCGAGAAATGGTTCGCCAAGCGACCAGATTGGGCCAAGCAGAAGGTGGGCTGTTCTATGTTAAGTTGTAGTTCGTAGATCCAGATTAAGATTTTAGATCAAGCCCGGAAACGCTGCGCGTTAAAAATCATTTTACCGGATTAAGGGTATTGGTCATAGGCTCTCGTCAGGATAATTTTGGTTCTATAATTATACCTCAATCCATACCTCGATGAAACGAATAAATAATCCAATACAATTAGTTACAAATTTGGGATTGGCCATTGCCATTGCCATTTCAGTAATAAAAGGGAAAGGTTTACAAATGAGAAAGGGCATAATTATAATGCCGAAGTAAAGAAAGACATTAGCAAGAGTTAGTTCACTTTACTGCTTTATCGAACTAGAAACAGCAGAACATCTACTTTGGCTCACCGTGAACAAAATAGTCTTCAGAATTGATTATACCGGTATGTAAAGCATAAAGAACCAAATGGCAAATAGAGCTAAAGCCTAGTTTCTTGAGTATATTCTTTCGATGTGTTCCTATCGTATGAACACTTAGATATAATTTATCCGCAATTTCCTTGTTCGAAAACCCTTTTGCTACAAGTGCTGTAATCTGAATTTCTCTTTCCGATAAGGCCGTTTTTTCTTTTTCACGTCCTTTCCTATGTTTTTCTAATAGATCTATAATCTCCTTGCTATAGTGTTTCTCTCCTCCTTGAATGGTTCTTACTGCAGTTACCAGTTCTTCATCGCCACATGTATTGGAAATAAATCCGTACACATTCATTTTAATGACTTGTTTTATCATCGAGACATTCTGAGTGGACGAAATGATTAGAATCTTAGAAAAGGGAGAAACACGATTTATATCGTGGATGATTTCAATCGTAATTGCGTCAACGCGGTCATAATCTAGAATGGCAATTTCGTATTTATTGAAGCTTAAACGTGATACTATCTCTTTTTCATTCTTTACAGAATAAATGGTTTCAATTCCATCTACATTCTTAAGTATGGATATTAAACCGGCATGTGCCAATGAATGTTTATTAGAATGAAGAATATTGATTGCTATCATTTGCCAGGCCCTTATTTAGAATGATTCTAAATAACAAAGATATGAGACGCAAATTACTATTCCTACCTCTCGGTTGAAAAATCCAATAAATCAGTTAAACTGCGAGTAATCAGTGGTTTTTACCCTTGTAAGGGTATTGTAATACAGTACATTTGCAACGTAATTTACTTCAATAATTTATTGAAATGAAAAAAAACACACTAACAAAAAACAAAGTTGAAATACTACATAGCAACAGTTTGGGGAGTATCGGTAGATGTATGTGCTGCAATGATTTAAGAGTTGCTTTCGGGAATGCGATGATCTCTCTTTCTCAAAATGACTTCGTCGATTTTAATAGTTTTTTTAACATTGCGAGATTCTGCCTAGAACA encodes:
- a CDS encoding CDP-alcohol phosphatidyltransferase family protein — translated: MKGIIYRNIPNVVSILGVLPLVILFTEDGYKYLIPLIIYNNLMDDLDGILAGKLNLRSDFGARMDNVCDSISHTIIIMVISVHYNWICIIAGLIAVTAVQVRSITRLDPSVAKSAGSPTNELIRHSLFAVLLATMFDFDATYVLVGVFIANAITMFVPYPMPYLIRSMTKSTLAVLGVNVALTVAWLVPNSLIPISTAFICTYLYSAFHALVKSK
- a CDS encoding YdiU family protein, which gives rise to MKDLFDIPNTPHYSKELPGDEITDNYTRQVSGACFSYADSQKPSDPKIVHIASEFLSELELVAKEDKLLQVFSGAEVFNNFKSYAMCYGGHQFGNWAGQLGDGRAINIAEIDIKGLNWKLQLKGSGPTPYSRTADGFAVLRSSIREYLCSEAMYHLGVPTTRALSLITTGDTVVRDILYDGNPKGEKGAVVCRASPSFIRFGNFEIFMSKGDKKTLKQLVDYTIKHHYPDLGAPSKETYIAFFREVVMRTKEMIVHWQRVGFVHGVMNTDNMSILGLTIDYGPYGWLENYDPGWTPNTTDRQHKRYRFGNQPNIALWNLAKLANAIHLLIEETEPLQEIIDEYQEIYLKDYLKMMASKLGLYQMDKIDKEFIQTLTGRLELSEVDMTIFFRMLSDKEITNFDSFWDIIGTASYLEPVEYNEHQEVWKAWHADYVKLIKDESLDQKDRSAKMNLVNPKYVLRNYMAQLAIDEADKGNNDLVDELYQLLLKPYDEQPNSEKWFAKRPDWAKQKVGCSMLSCSS
- a CDS encoding response regulator transcription factor → MIAINILHSNKHSLAHAGLISILKNVDGIETIYSVKNEKEIVSRLSFNKYEIAILDYDRVDAITIEIIHDINRVSPFSKILIISSTQNVSMIKQVIKMNVYGFISNTCGDEELVTAVRTIQGGEKHYSKEIIDLLEKHRKGREKEKTALSEREIQITALVAKGFSNKEIADKLYLSVHTIGTHRKNILKKLGFSSICHLVLYALHTGIINSEDYFVHGEPK